The Microlunatus antarcticus DNA segment CTGCCGTCGGGCATCGTCGAGCCGGGCGAGCAGCCCGGGAGCACGGTCGTGCGCGAGGTCCTCGAGGAGCTGCGCGTCGAGGCCGAGGCGGAACGGCTCGCGCTGGTCACCACCGACCCGCCCATCACCTACCCGAACGGCGACGTCTGCCAGTTCGTCAGCCTGACCTTCCGCTGCCGCTACCTGGGCGGCGAGGCGGCGGTCGGTGACGACGAGAGCCTCGAGGTGGCGTGGCGGCGGGCCGACGACCCGCCGACGGACCTCGACGCGCTGCAACGGCGCCGCCTCGCGGTCGCCCTCACCGACGACTCAGCCTGCGTCTTCGACCGCTGAGGGCCGACCGTCCCGCGGGCGGCGCCGCAGGTCGGCGACCAGCAGCGCTCCGCCGAACCCGGCCATCAGGACGCCCAGGCCGGCGACGACGGGCTGCGCCGAGCGGCGCGTGGCGATGCGCTGCTCGTACGTCTGGCCCTCCGACCCGTCGGCCTTGAGGCACACCGAGCCCGGCGTCATGACGGCGTCGTGGCAGCGGAGCGCGGGCGAGCCGCCGAGCGTGAGGGCGTACCCGATCACGACCAGCCCGGCCAGCAGCAGCACCAGGTGGGCCACCCGGGTCCGCGTACGCCCGGTCCGGGGGGTGTCGACGGCGGTCACCGGACGTGGGACGGGACGAAGGGCGGACGGACGACGCGGAACGGCTCGCGCCGGGCACGGACGTCCACGGTCACCTCGTCGTCCTCGGTCACCGCGGCGTCGAGCAGGGCGAGCGCCACGCCGGCCTTCAGCGAGGGCGAGAACGTGCCGGAGGTCACGACGCCGACCTCGGACCCGTCCGGGTCGCGCACGACCATGCCGGCGCGCGGGATGCCGCGCCCGTCGGCGCGCAGGCCGCGCAGCACCCGGGTCGGCCCGGCCTGCTTCTCCGCGCGCAGCGCCTCCGCACCCTGGAACGTCGGCTTCGACCACCCGACGGCCCAGCCCAGCCGGGCCTGCACGGCGGTGATCGTGGAGGACAGGTCCTGCCCGTGCAGCGGGTAGCCCATCTCGGTCCGCAGCGTGTCGCGGGCCCCGAGCCCGGCGAGTCGCAGGCCTGACGGCGCGCCGGCCGCGACCAGCGCGTCCCACACCGCCGGCGCCGCCGCGGTCGGGACGAGCAGCTCGTAGCCGCGCTCGCCGGTGTAGCCCGTACGGCAGACCACGACCTCCGCGCCGCCGACCTCGGTCACGGCGAAGGCCATGTAGTCCAGCCCGAGCGGCAGCCCGGCGGCGGTCAGCACCGCGTCGGCCCGCGGGCCCTGCAGGGCGAGGACGGCGAGGTCGTGGTGGCGGTCCTGGACGACCACGCCCTCCGGAGCGGCGGCCTCGAGGTCCGCGGCCACGGCGGCGGCGTTCGCGGCGTTGGGCACGAGGAGCAGCTCGTCGGGCCCGGTCAGGTAGGCGATCAGGTCGTCGACCACGCCGCCGTCCGGGTTGGCCAGCAGCGTGTACTGCGCCTGCCCGGGACCGATGCGTCCGAGGTCGTTGGTCAGGACGGTGTTGACGAAGGCGAGCGCGCCCGGCCCGGTGACGCCGACCTTGCCGAGGTGGCTGACGTCGAACAGCCCGACGGCCTCGCGGACCGCGGTGTGCTCGGCGAGCACGCCGCCGCCGGCGTACTCGACCGGCATCGACCAGCCGCCGAACGCGGCGAAGCGCGCTCCGGCCGCGACGTGCCGCTCGTGCAGCGGCGAGGTCCGCAGCTGCTCGGGCGGCGTCTCGGTCGCCTCGTCGGTGCTCACTGGTCTCCTCCGCGGCCGCTGTCAACCGGGTCCGTGGGGCCCGGTTCGATCGCAGGCGAACCTACTAGCCTGACCGACGTGCCGACTCCTGTGCTGCCCACGCTCACCCTCGCGACGTCCCTGCCCCGAGGCCCGGTGGTCCTGGTCGTCGGCCTCGGCGCCGAGGGGGTCCGCTCGGTCCCGGCCGCGGTCGACCAGGCGTACGCGGCGCGCTTCGGCAGCGACGTCGCCGCGCTCGCGACCTCGGTCGGCGCCACGGCCAAGGCCGGGCACACGCGCACGCTGCCGGGCGTCGACGACGTCCGCGTCGTCGTGGTCGGGCTGGGCACCGACGGCGTCGACGCCCCGGCGCTGCGCGACGCGGCCGCCTCGGGCGTGCGTCAGGCCGGCGGCCTGGCCGAGGACGGGGCCACCGTCGACGTCGTCGTCGCCCTGGGCGCCACGACCGCCGAGGAGGCGCTGGCGGTGTCCGCGGGCGCCCTGCTGGGGACGTACGCGTACGCCGGCGTCACCGCCAAGGAGACCCCGGCCAAGATCGGCACGATTGCGGTGCTGCACGACGGCGACGCCCGTACGGCCGCCGGTGAGGACGTCGCCCGGGTCGCGAGCGTGCTGGCGACCGCGGTCGCCACGGCCCGCGAGTGGGTCAACGTCCCGGCCAACCTGCTCTACCCCGAGTCGTTCGCCGACGAGGTCGAGACCCTGGCCAAGGGGACGAAGCTCAAGGTCGAGGTCCTGGACGAGACCGAGCTGGCCGCGCAGGGCTACGGGGGCCTGATGGCCGTGGGCGGCGGCTCTGCGCGCCCGCCCCGCCTCGTCCGGCTGACCTACCGCCCGCGCGGCGCCACGGCGCACCTCGCCCTCGTGGGCAAGGGCATCACCTTCGACACCGGCGGGCTGAACCTCAAGCCGGCCGACGGGATGTACACGATGAAGTGCGACATGGCCGGCGCCGCCGCCGTGCTCGCCGCGACGTGGGCGATCGCCGAGCTCGGGCTCCCCGTGCAGGTCACCGCCTACGGCGCCCTCGCCGAGAACATGCCGTCCGGCTCGGCCTACCGGCCCTCCGACGTGCTGACGATCTACGGCGGCACGACGGTCGAGAACGCCAACTCCGACGCCGAGGGCCGTCTGGTCATGGCCGACGCGCTGGCCCGCAGCAACGCCGACTCCCCCGACCTGGTCGTCGACGTGGCCACCTTGACGGGGGCCGCGATCGTCGCGCTGGGCGACCGGACCGCGGGCGTCATGGCGACCGACGACCCCACGGCGCGCCGCGTGCTCGACGCGGCCGACCGCGCGGGCGAGCCGTTCTGGCAGCTGCCCATCCCGCCGGAGACGCGGGGCAAGCTCGACTCCACCGTCGCCGACCTCCGCTCGTCGGGCACCGACCGGGCAGGCGGCGCGCTCGCGGCGGCCGCGTTCCTGCGGGAGTTCGTGGACGCCGGGACGCCGTGGGCCCACCTCGACATCGCGGGTCCGGCCTTCCGCACCGGCTCGGCCGAGGGCGCCTTCAGCGCGGGCGGCACCGGGGTCGGGGTCGTCACGCTGGTCGAGCTGGCGCGCACGCTGGCCGGCTGAGACACCGGGCGGGAGGAGCCGCGCCGACCCCCCTGGACCAGCGCGGCTCCGGCGTGGGTGACCGCCCCCGGAAGGGGCCCGGCGTCGTGCGCCCGGCCCTCCACCCACACGTCTCTCGGGTCAACCACCCGGCACCTCCTCGAGGGAGGTGCCGGGCGGGACCACGAGTGAACCGCACCGGCGGCGCCCCGGCGCCCAGGTGGCCATCCCACCCCTGGCACGCCCCCCGCCGGCACGGAGTGCGGAGCGCGCGGCCCAGAGGGCCGAGGACTTGTCAGGTAGTCCCCCGAAGGACGCCCGCACTGGTCGAGATTCGGAGCGGGCCGGACTGAGGTTTGGGTGGGGCGGGACTGATCGGGCGGCTTTGCGGTGTGGCCTGCGCCACGTCCGGGCGTCCGTCAGCGCAGGTCGGGGTGCTTCTTGTTGCGCGTGTTGTAGTCGCGCATCCGCTGCGGGTAGCCGACCACCGCGGCGTCGTAGCCGGGGATCTGGAGCGACTCCGCGAAGGCGTGCGCCCACTGCGGCGACGGCACGACACGCCGGGTCCACTCGCCGTCGTACGCCACCAGCAGCAGGGTCGTCCGGGTCACCGACGTCTGCGGCTCCACGAAGGCCTCGACCCCGCGCCGGCTCCGCGCGAAGGTCGTCAGGTGAGTGGTGGTGGCCTCGTCGACCTTGCCCGACGCACCGCCGCGTCGCACCTTGCCCCTGGCGCGGCTGAACAGACCCATGACCCGAGTTTAATTGCCTCCGCTCCGCTCCGGCGCGGATCGTGCGGTGGTCGGGTCGAGCGCTCCGGCTGGCCGTCCCGCCCCGGGCGGACAATGGGTGGATGAGCGAAGACGCGTACGACCTGGTGGTGCTGGGCGCGGGGAGCGGGGGCTACGCCTGCGCGCTGCGGGCGGCGCAGCTCGGGCTGCGCGTGGCCCTGGTGGAACGTGACCTCGTCGGCGGCACGTGCCTGCACTACGGCTGCATCCCGACCAAGGCGATCCTGCACGCGGCCGAGGTGGCCGACGGTGCCCGGGACGGCGCCCGCTTCGGGGTCCACGTCAGCGTGGACAAGATCGACCTCGCCGGCGTCCGGTCGTACGCGGAGGGGGTCGTCGCCCGCCTCTACAAGGGCCTGACCGGGCTCGTGTCCTCCCGCGGGATCACCGTCGTCACGGGCGAAGGGCGTCTGGTGCCCGGAGACGGCGTCCCGGCCGTCCAGGTCGACGGCCGCACGCTCACCGCCCCGTACGTCGTGCTGGCGACCGGCTCGCAGTCCAAGTCCCTGCCCGGCCTGGTGCCCGACGGCGAACGCGTGCTGACCAGCACCGACGCGATCCGCCTGCAGACCCTGCCGACGTCCGCGGTGGTGCTCGGCGGCGGTGTGATCGGCGTCGAGCTCGCGTCCGCGTGGCGCTCCTTCGGGGTCGAGGTGACCGTCGTCGAGGCGCTCGACCGCCTCGTCCCGGGCGAGGACCCGGCCGCGTCGGCGGCCCTGCTGCGCGCGTTCCGCAAGCGCGGGATCACGGTGCGCACGGCGAGCCCGGTGCGTTCCGTGGAGACCCTCCCGACCGGCGTCCGGGTGGCGCTCGACGACAAGGACGGCACGACGCTGGAGGCGGACCTCGTCCTCGTGGCGGTCGGCCGCGGTCCACGTTCCGCGGGGATGGGCTACGAGGAGGCGGGCGTGACGCTCGACCGCGGCTACGTCACCGTCGACGACCGCCTGCGCACCTCGGTGCCCGACGTGTACGCCGTCGGCGACCTGGTCCTGGGGCTGCAGCTCGCCCACCGCGGCTTCGCCCACGGGATCTTCGTGGCCGAGGACGTCGCGCACCGCACGGGCCGCCTCGACCGCGCTCCGGTCCTGGTCCCCGACGAGCAGATCCCGCGCGTCACCTACTGCGACCCCGAGGTCGCGTCGGTGGGGCTGAGCGAGGAGGTGGCACGGGCCCGCTTCGGCGACGTCGAGACCCAGACGTACGACCTCGCCGGCAACGGCAAGGCGCAGATCCTCCAGACCTCGGGCTTCGTGAAGCTCGTCCGGCGCACCGACGGGCCCGTCGTCGGCGTGCACATGGTGGGGGCCCGGGTCGGCGAGCTGATCGGCGAGGCGCAGCTCATCACCTCCTGGGAGGCCTGGCCCGACGAGGTCGCGTCGCTGCCGCACGCGCACCCGACGCTGGACGAGGCCCTGGGCGAGGCGCACCTGGCCCTCGCGGGCCGCCCGCTGCACGCGCACCGCTGACCTCCACCGGCGCGCGGCGGTGCCTGGCGGGGCACCGCTAGGCTGACCTCGTCCGGGCCTGATCCGTCGGGCTGCCGACCCACGGTCGTGCAGCCGGACCGAGCCCAACGTCGCGCGAGAAGGAGCACCACACCGCCATGTCGACTTCGGTCACCCTGCCGGCCCTGGGCGAGAGCGTCACCGAAGGGACGGTCTCCCGCTGGTTGAAGCAGGTCGGAGACACCGTCGCGGAGGACGAGCCGCTCCTGGAGGTGTCGACCGACAAGGTCGACACCGAGATCCCGTCCCCGACGGCGGGCGTGCTGCTCGAGATCAAGGCCGCCGAGGACGAGACCGTCGAGGTCGGCGCCGTGCTCGCAGTCATCGGCAGCGCCGAGGAGGCCGGTTCCGGCTCCGGCGGCACCGACGCCCCGGCGGGTGAGCCCGCCGCCGAGCCCGAGACCTCCTCCGCGAACGACGCGGACGCCGAGATCGAGGCCGAGGACCCGACCCCGGTCAGCGCCGGCACCACCGGTGAGGGCCCCGGGTCGAACGCCGCCACCCCGCAGTCCACCGACGCGGACGTGGCCTCCCAGTCCGACCCGCAGTCCGACGCGCCCGCCGGCAGCGGTCCCGCCGAGGGCACCGAGGTCCGCCTGCCCGCCCTGGGCGAGAGCGTCACCGAGGGCACCGTCACCCGTTGGCTCAAGCAGGTCGGCGACGAGGTCGCCGCCGACGAGGCGCTCCTCGAGGTCAGCACCGACAAGGTCGACACCGAGATCCCCTCCCCCGCGGCGGGCACGCTGCTCGAGATCCGCGTGGCCGAGGACGAGTCCGTCGAGGTCGGCGCCGTCCTGGCGGTGATCGGCGACAAGTCCGCCGCTCCGGCCGCACCCGCTGCGCCCGCCGCCCCGGCTGCGCCCGCCGAGCCCGCCCAGCAGACCGCGCCGCCGAAGGTCGAGCCGGGCCAGCAGGCCGCCCAGGCCTCGCCCAGCGACACCAAGCCCGTGCCGCCGTCCTTCAGCGACGCCGACCGCAGCCGCCTCGGCGGTGGGTCGTCGCCCGCGCCGCAGGACCCGCAGCCCGAGCAGCACGGTCCGGCCCGCACCGCCGCGCCGTCGCCGGTGGCCGGCGACTACGAGGGCTACGTGACCCCGCTCGTCCGCAAGCTCGCCCGCGAGCACGACGTGGACCTCAGCACGGTGACCGGCACCGGCGTCGGGGGCCGCGTCCGCAAGCAGGACGTGCTCGCCGCCGCCGAGGCCGCCAAGCAGGCGGCGGAGGAGGCCGCGAAGCAGGCCGCCGCACCGCCCGCCCCCGCGGCGAGCCCGGCTCCGGCCGCCGCGTCGACCCCGGCTCCCGCCGCCGCCTCGGCGCCGGCCGGCCAGCCGAGCAACCTGCGCGGCACGACGGAGAAGATGTCGCGCCTGCGCTCGACGATCGCGCGCCGGATGCTGGAGTCCCAGCAGGTCGCCGCGAGCCTCACCGCCACGGTCGAGGTCGACCTCACCGCGATCTCGCAGATCCGGGCCCGGGCCAAGGACGACTTCAAGCGGCGCGAGGGCGCGAGCCTGTCGTACCTGCCCTTCATCACCAAGGCCACGGTCGAGGCGCTGAAGGTCTTCCCCAAGGTCAACGCGACGATCGACACCGAGGCCGGGACCATCACGTACCCCGACGCCGAGCACATCGGCATCGCGGTGGACACCGAGAAGGGCCTGCTCGTCCCGGTGATCAAGGACGCCGGCGACCTGAACATCGCCGGCCTGGCCAAGAAGATCGCCGACCTCGCTTCGCGGACCCGGTCCAACAAGGTGACGCCGGACGACCTCAGCGGCGGCACGTTCACCATCACCAACTACGGCTCGGCCGGCACCCTGATGGACACGCCGATCATCAACCAGCCGCAGGTCGCCATCCTCGGCACCGGCGCGCTGGTCAAGCGGCCCGTCGTGCTGACCGTCCCCGGGGTCGGGGACACCATCGCGGTGCGCGACATGATGTACCTGTCGATGACGTACGACCACCGCCTGGTCGACGGCGCTGACGCCGCGCGGTTCCTGAGCATGGTCAAGGCCCGGCTCGAGGGCGGCGACTTCGCCTCCGAGCTCGGGTTCTGAGGGGTCGGCGGGCCAGGAGGACGTCCCGGTGACCACCTGGCTGCTGGCCGGCGCCTCGGGGTTCCTGGGCACGGCGCTCCGGGTGCAGCTGGCGACCGACGGTGACGAGGTCGTCCGCCTCGTCCGCCGGGAGCCGGCGGCGCTCGCCGAGCGCCGGTGGGACCCCGCGCGCGGCGAGCTCGACCCAGCGGTGCTCGACGGCGTCGACGCGGT contains these protein-coding regions:
- a CDS encoding NUDIX hydrolase; amino-acid sequence: MPVPEFILQLRRGVGHDPLFLTGVTAVVVRHDEAGTPEVLYGRRADNGLWALPSGIVEPGEQPGSTVVREVLEELRVEAEAERLALVTTDPPITYPNGDVCQFVSLTFRCRYLGGEAAVGDDESLEVAWRRADDPPTDLDALQRRRLAVALTDDSACVFDR
- the gcvT gene encoding glycine cleavage system aminomethyltransferase GcvT, producing the protein MSTDEATETPPEQLRTSPLHERHVAAGARFAAFGGWSMPVEYAGGGVLAEHTAVREAVGLFDVSHLGKVGVTGPGALAFVNTVLTNDLGRIGPGQAQYTLLANPDGGVVDDLIAYLTGPDELLLVPNAANAAAVAADLEAAAPEGVVVQDRHHDLAVLALQGPRADAVLTAAGLPLGLDYMAFAVTEVGGAEVVVCRTGYTGERGYELLVPTAAAPAVWDALVAAGAPSGLRLAGLGARDTLRTEMGYPLHGQDLSSTITAVQARLGWAVGWSKPTFQGAEALRAEKQAGPTRVLRGLRADGRGIPRAGMVVRDPDGSEVGVVTSGTFSPSLKAGVALALLDAAVTEDDEVTVDVRARREPFRVVRPPFVPSHVR
- a CDS encoding leucyl aminopeptidase; the encoded protein is MPTPVLPTLTLATSLPRGPVVLVVGLGAEGVRSVPAAVDQAYAARFGSDVAALATSVGATAKAGHTRTLPGVDDVRVVVVGLGTDGVDAPALRDAAASGVRQAGGLAEDGATVDVVVALGATTAEEALAVSAGALLGTYAYAGVTAKETPAKIGTIAVLHDGDARTAAGEDVARVASVLATAVATAREWVNVPANLLYPESFADEVETLAKGTKLKVEVLDETELAAQGYGGLMAVGGGSARPPRLVRLTYRPRGATAHLALVGKGITFDTGGLNLKPADGMYTMKCDMAGAAAVLAATWAIAELGLPVQVTAYGALAENMPSGSAYRPSDVLTIYGGTTVENANSDAEGRLVMADALARSNADSPDLVVDVATLTGAAIVALGDRTAGVMATDDPTARRVLDAADRAGEPFWQLPIPPETRGKLDSTVADLRSSGTDRAGGALAAAAFLREFVDAGTPWAHLDIAGPAFRTGSAEGAFSAGGTGVGVVTLVELARTLAG
- the lpdA gene encoding dihydrolipoyl dehydrogenase, which codes for MSEDAYDLVVLGAGSGGYACALRAAQLGLRVALVERDLVGGTCLHYGCIPTKAILHAAEVADGARDGARFGVHVSVDKIDLAGVRSYAEGVVARLYKGLTGLVSSRGITVVTGEGRLVPGDGVPAVQVDGRTLTAPYVVLATGSQSKSLPGLVPDGERVLTSTDAIRLQTLPTSAVVLGGGVIGVELASAWRSFGVEVTVVEALDRLVPGEDPAASAALLRAFRKRGITVRTASPVRSVETLPTGVRVALDDKDGTTLEADLVLVAVGRGPRSAGMGYEEAGVTLDRGYVTVDDRLRTSVPDVYAVGDLVLGLQLAHRGFAHGIFVAEDVAHRTGRLDRAPVLVPDEQIPRVTYCDPEVASVGLSEEVARARFGDVETQTYDLAGNGKAQILQTSGFVKLVRRTDGPVVGVHMVGARVGELIGEAQLITSWEAWPDEVASLPHAHPTLDEALGEAHLALAGRPLHAHR
- the sucB gene encoding 2-oxoglutarate dehydrogenase, E2 component, dihydrolipoamide succinyltransferase, with protein sequence MSTSVTLPALGESVTEGTVSRWLKQVGDTVAEDEPLLEVSTDKVDTEIPSPTAGVLLEIKAAEDETVEVGAVLAVIGSAEEAGSGSGGTDAPAGEPAAEPETSSANDADAEIEAEDPTPVSAGTTGEGPGSNAATPQSTDADVASQSDPQSDAPAGSGPAEGTEVRLPALGESVTEGTVTRWLKQVGDEVAADEALLEVSTDKVDTEIPSPAAGTLLEIRVAEDESVEVGAVLAVIGDKSAAPAAPAAPAAPAAPAEPAQQTAPPKVEPGQQAAQASPSDTKPVPPSFSDADRSRLGGGSSPAPQDPQPEQHGPARTAAPSPVAGDYEGYVTPLVRKLAREHDVDLSTVTGTGVGGRVRKQDVLAAAEAAKQAAEEAAKQAAAPPAPAASPAPAAASTPAPAAASAPAGQPSNLRGTTEKMSRLRSTIARRMLESQQVAASLTATVEVDLTAISQIRARAKDDFKRREGASLSYLPFITKATVEALKVFPKVNATIDTEAGTITYPDAEHIGIAVDTEKGLLVPVIKDAGDLNIAGLAKKIADLASRTRSNKVTPDDLSGGTFTITNYGSAGTLMDTPIINQPQVAILGTGALVKRPVVLTVPGVGDTIAVRDMMYLSMTYDHRLVDGADAARFLSMVKARLEGGDFASELGF